In Erigeron canadensis isolate Cc75 chromosome 6, C_canadensis_v1, whole genome shotgun sequence, the following are encoded in one genomic region:
- the LOC122605372 gene encoding cysteine-rich receptor-like protein kinase 2 isoform X3: MGLLVVLLVLLFVKTGTSQSNGYINYTNNLIQPFCGSNPPNSLPNFIKNRNSTLDQLRMQLVRTNQLYARAQDLSAGESVFGVAQCWNYLSVEQCVACFDAGVSTLVSCRPVYTGAYALMDNCFVRYEDFNDFYNNPYVTQNWVGTPYSSCGNQSSRAVSTYKEIVDKFLSDIADVTPKISKFYVASARQITSENVTVYAVAQCMENINQTLCKACMKKAYEKLNGCLPSTKGMFFDMGCFARYSETPFFNDNQTIDFTKILKGHSSKVFLIVGAVGGVLFLLIFVFWLLHRQWKKAKSEQDLQGAINNNYKNKSSWIKWKTPCLGRRKSSVRYSPRIGTVVVNYNYKDLQVATNNFNNEYILGKGGFGEVFKAILDDNSIVAVKRLHVQHARAKEEYENEVKLISNVHHRNLLRLLGWSSQGSDLLLVLEYMPNGSLDTFLWGAKRGTLNWTQRHEIIFGIARGLAHLHNEFHVKIIHRDIKSSNILLTDDFKPKIADFGLARFQPNGESHVSTKFAGTLGYTAPEYAQYGTLSDKVDIYSFGIVTLEIIGGQKSTEVKSDQQSTDCLMEHAWKLYEKKIHINFIDETLDLNHHEKKHVIKIIEIALLCTQSASKRPTMTEVVLMLQEGQSLGKRKLTRPTFVTNTDRRIHIGSSKNSIGIENAYKKHTN; this comes from the exons ATGGGTTTACTAGTTGTGTTGCTTGTGTTATTATTTGTGAAGACAGGAACCTCACAGTCAAATGGCTATATTAACTATACTAACAACCTTATCCAACCTTTCTGTGGTAGTAACCCTCCTAATAGTCTgccaaatttcataaaaaatcgCAACTCTACCCTTGATCAACTTCGGATGCAATTAGTGAGAACCAACCAACTTTATGCTAGAGCACAGGATTTAAGTGCAGGGGAGTCGGTCTTTGGAGTAGCCCAGTGCTGGAACTACTTATCTGTAGAGCAGTGTGTTGCTTGTTTTGATGCAGGCGTTTCTACACTGGTCAGCTGCCGTCCAGTCTACACGGGTGCTTACGCTTTAATGGATAACTGCTTTGTCAG GTACGAGGACTTTAATGACTTCTACAATAATCCATATGTCACCCAGAATTGGGTTGGCACTCCATACTCATCATGTGGAAATCAATCATCTCGGGCAGTGTCCACGTATAAAGAAATCGTCGATAAGTTTTTATCGGATATTGCAGATGTTACTCCAAAAATCTCTAAATTTTATGTAGCATCTGCAAGGCAAATCACAAGTGAAAATGTAACCGTGTATGCGGTTGCACAATGTATGGAAAATATCAACCAGACACTCTGCAAAGCATGCATGAAAAAAGCATATGAGAAATTAAATGGTTGTTTGCCAAGCACAAAAGGAATGTTTTTCGACATGGGTTGTTTCGCTAGGTATTCAGAGACTCCATTTTTCAATGACAATCAGACAATCGATTTCACAAAGATCTTGAAAG GGCATTCAAGTAAGGTATTCTTAATTGTTGGAGCTGTTGGTGGTGTTCTTTTTTTACTTATCTTTGTTTTCTGGTTATTGCATCGACAATGGAAGAAGGCGAAAAGTGAACAAG ATTTACAAGGGGCtataaataacaattataaGAACAAGTCGAGTTGGATCAAGTGGAAAACCCCTTGCCTCGGGAGACGGAAGTCAAGTGTTCGATACTCACCCCGTATAGGCACAGTTGTTGTAAATTACAATTACAAGGATCTGCAGGTGGCAACCAATAACTTCAATAATGAATATATTCTTGGGAAAGGAGGTTTTGGTGAAGTATTCAAG GCAATACTGGATGATAATAGTATTGTGGCAGTGAAAAGACTTCATGTACAACATGCTAGAGCGAAAGAAGAATACGAGAATGAGGTTAAGCTCATAAGTAATGTTCATCATAGAAATCTTCTACGTCTCCTTGGATGGTCCTCCCAAGGATCTGATCTACTTCTAGTCCTCGAATATATGCCAAATGGAAGCCTTGATACATTCTTATGGG GTGCAAAAAGAGGGACATTGAACTGGACCCAAAGACATGAAATAATATTTGGAATTGCTAGGGGTCTTGCTCATTTACACAATGAGTTCCATGTTAAAATCATTCACAGGGAcatcaaatcaagcaacatacTTTTAACCGATGATTTCAAACCCAAAATAGCTGATTTTGGTTTGGCAAGGTTCCAACCAAACGGCGAAAGTCATGTCAGTACCAAGTTTGCTGGGACATT GGGATATACAGCACCGGAATATGCACAATATGGTACCTTATCGGATAAAGTTGACATTTACAGCTTTGGAATTGTGACTCTTGAAATCATAGGAGGCCAAAAGAGTACTGAAGTGAAATCCGATCAACAATCTACTGATTGCCTCATGGAACAT GCATGGAAGCTATATGagaaaaaaattcatataaatttcattGATGAGACATTGGACTTGAACCATCAcgaaaaaaaacatgtgataaAGATAATTGAGATTGCTTTATTGTGCACTCAGTCAGCGTCGAAAAGACCAACCATGACAGAAGTGGTTTTGATGCTTCAAGAGGGCCAATCTTTGGGAAAAAGGAAGCTAACAAGGCCAACTTTTGTTACCAATACAGATAGGAGGATTCATATAGGCTCTTCAAAGAATTCTATTGGTATTGAAAATGCTTACAAAAAGCATACAAATTAG
- the LOC122605372 gene encoding cysteine-rich receptor-like protein kinase 2 isoform X2: MGLLVVLLVLLFVKTGTSQSNGYINYTNNLIQPFCGSNPPNSLPNFIKNRNSTLDQLRMQLVRTNQLYARAQDLSAGESVFGVAQCWNYLSVEQCVACFDAGVSTLVSCRPVYTGAYALMDNCFVRYEDFNDFYNNPYVTQNWVGTPYSSCGNQSSRAVSTYKEIVDKFLSDIADVTPKISKFYVASARQITSENVTVYAVAQCMENINQTLCKACMKKAYEKLNGCLPSTKGMFFDMGCFARYSETPFFNDNQTIDFTKILKGHSSKVFLIVGAVGGVLFLLIFVFWLLHRQWKKAKSEQADLQGAINNNYKNKSSWIKWKTPCLGRRKSSVRYSPRIGTVVVNYNYKDLQVATNNFNNEYILGKGGFGEVFKAILDDNSIVAVKRLHVQHARAKEEYENEVKLISNVHHRNLLRLLGWSSQGSDLLLVLEYMPNGSLDTFLWGAKRGTLNWTQRHEIIFGIARGLAHLHNEFHVKIIHRDIKSSNILLTDDFKPKIADFGLARFQPNGESHVSTKFAGTLGYTAPEYAQYGTLSDKVDIYSFGIVTLEIIGGQKSTEVKSDQQSTDCLMEHAWKLYEKKIHINFIDETLDLNHHEKKHVIKIIEIALLCTQSASKRPTMTEVVLMLQEGQSLGKRKLTRPTFVTNTDRRIHIGSSKNSIGIENAYKKHTN; encoded by the exons ATGGGTTTACTAGTTGTGTTGCTTGTGTTATTATTTGTGAAGACAGGAACCTCACAGTCAAATGGCTATATTAACTATACTAACAACCTTATCCAACCTTTCTGTGGTAGTAACCCTCCTAATAGTCTgccaaatttcataaaaaatcgCAACTCTACCCTTGATCAACTTCGGATGCAATTAGTGAGAACCAACCAACTTTATGCTAGAGCACAGGATTTAAGTGCAGGGGAGTCGGTCTTTGGAGTAGCCCAGTGCTGGAACTACTTATCTGTAGAGCAGTGTGTTGCTTGTTTTGATGCAGGCGTTTCTACACTGGTCAGCTGCCGTCCAGTCTACACGGGTGCTTACGCTTTAATGGATAACTGCTTTGTCAG GTACGAGGACTTTAATGACTTCTACAATAATCCATATGTCACCCAGAATTGGGTTGGCACTCCATACTCATCATGTGGAAATCAATCATCTCGGGCAGTGTCCACGTATAAAGAAATCGTCGATAAGTTTTTATCGGATATTGCAGATGTTACTCCAAAAATCTCTAAATTTTATGTAGCATCTGCAAGGCAAATCACAAGTGAAAATGTAACCGTGTATGCGGTTGCACAATGTATGGAAAATATCAACCAGACACTCTGCAAAGCATGCATGAAAAAAGCATATGAGAAATTAAATGGTTGTTTGCCAAGCACAAAAGGAATGTTTTTCGACATGGGTTGTTTCGCTAGGTATTCAGAGACTCCATTTTTCAATGACAATCAGACAATCGATTTCACAAAGATCTTGAAAG GGCATTCAAGTAAGGTATTCTTAATTGTTGGAGCTGTTGGTGGTGTTCTTTTTTTACTTATCTTTGTTTTCTGGTTATTGCATCGACAATGGAAGAAGGCGAAAAGTGAACAAG CAGATTTACAAGGGGCtataaataacaattataaGAACAAGTCGAGTTGGATCAAGTGGAAAACCCCTTGCCTCGGGAGACGGAAGTCAAGTGTTCGATACTCACCCCGTATAGGCACAGTTGTTGTAAATTACAATTACAAGGATCTGCAGGTGGCAACCAATAACTTCAATAATGAATATATTCTTGGGAAAGGAGGTTTTGGTGAAGTATTCAAG GCAATACTGGATGATAATAGTATTGTGGCAGTGAAAAGACTTCATGTACAACATGCTAGAGCGAAAGAAGAATACGAGAATGAGGTTAAGCTCATAAGTAATGTTCATCATAGAAATCTTCTACGTCTCCTTGGATGGTCCTCCCAAGGATCTGATCTACTTCTAGTCCTCGAATATATGCCAAATGGAAGCCTTGATACATTCTTATGGG GTGCAAAAAGAGGGACATTGAACTGGACCCAAAGACATGAAATAATATTTGGAATTGCTAGGGGTCTTGCTCATTTACACAATGAGTTCCATGTTAAAATCATTCACAGGGAcatcaaatcaagcaacatacTTTTAACCGATGATTTCAAACCCAAAATAGCTGATTTTGGTTTGGCAAGGTTCCAACCAAACGGCGAAAGTCATGTCAGTACCAAGTTTGCTGGGACATT GGGATATACAGCACCGGAATATGCACAATATGGTACCTTATCGGATAAAGTTGACATTTACAGCTTTGGAATTGTGACTCTTGAAATCATAGGAGGCCAAAAGAGTACTGAAGTGAAATCCGATCAACAATCTACTGATTGCCTCATGGAACAT GCATGGAAGCTATATGagaaaaaaattcatataaatttcattGATGAGACATTGGACTTGAACCATCAcgaaaaaaaacatgtgataaAGATAATTGAGATTGCTTTATTGTGCACTCAGTCAGCGTCGAAAAGACCAACCATGACAGAAGTGGTTTTGATGCTTCAAGAGGGCCAATCTTTGGGAAAAAGGAAGCTAACAAGGCCAACTTTTGTTACCAATACAGATAGGAGGATTCATATAGGCTCTTCAAAGAATTCTATTGGTATTGAAAATGCTTACAAAAAGCATACAAATTAG
- the LOC122605372 gene encoding cysteine-rich receptor-like protein kinase 2 isoform X1, with product MGLLVVLLVLLFVKTGTSQSNGYINYTNNLIQPFCGSNPPNSLPNFIKNRNSTLDQLRMQLVRTNQLYARAQDLSAGESVFGVAQCWNYLSVEQCVACFDAGVSTLVSCRPVYTGAYALMDNCFVRYEDFNDFYNNPYVTQNWVGTPYSSCGNQSSRAVSTYKEIVDKFLSDIADVTPKISKFYVASARQITSENVTVYAVAQCMENINQTLCKACMKKAYEKLNGCLPSTKGMFFDMGCFARYSETPFFNDNQTIDFTKILKGHSSKVFLIVGAVGGVLFLLIFVFWLLHRQWKKAKSEQVADLQGAINNNYKNKSSWIKWKTPCLGRRKSSVRYSPRIGTVVVNYNYKDLQVATNNFNNEYILGKGGFGEVFKAILDDNSIVAVKRLHVQHARAKEEYENEVKLISNVHHRNLLRLLGWSSQGSDLLLVLEYMPNGSLDTFLWGAKRGTLNWTQRHEIIFGIARGLAHLHNEFHVKIIHRDIKSSNILLTDDFKPKIADFGLARFQPNGESHVSTKFAGTLGYTAPEYAQYGTLSDKVDIYSFGIVTLEIIGGQKSTEVKSDQQSTDCLMEHAWKLYEKKIHINFIDETLDLNHHEKKHVIKIIEIALLCTQSASKRPTMTEVVLMLQEGQSLGKRKLTRPTFVTNTDRRIHIGSSKNSIGIENAYKKHTN from the exons ATGGGTTTACTAGTTGTGTTGCTTGTGTTATTATTTGTGAAGACAGGAACCTCACAGTCAAATGGCTATATTAACTATACTAACAACCTTATCCAACCTTTCTGTGGTAGTAACCCTCCTAATAGTCTgccaaatttcataaaaaatcgCAACTCTACCCTTGATCAACTTCGGATGCAATTAGTGAGAACCAACCAACTTTATGCTAGAGCACAGGATTTAAGTGCAGGGGAGTCGGTCTTTGGAGTAGCCCAGTGCTGGAACTACTTATCTGTAGAGCAGTGTGTTGCTTGTTTTGATGCAGGCGTTTCTACACTGGTCAGCTGCCGTCCAGTCTACACGGGTGCTTACGCTTTAATGGATAACTGCTTTGTCAG GTACGAGGACTTTAATGACTTCTACAATAATCCATATGTCACCCAGAATTGGGTTGGCACTCCATACTCATCATGTGGAAATCAATCATCTCGGGCAGTGTCCACGTATAAAGAAATCGTCGATAAGTTTTTATCGGATATTGCAGATGTTACTCCAAAAATCTCTAAATTTTATGTAGCATCTGCAAGGCAAATCACAAGTGAAAATGTAACCGTGTATGCGGTTGCACAATGTATGGAAAATATCAACCAGACACTCTGCAAAGCATGCATGAAAAAAGCATATGAGAAATTAAATGGTTGTTTGCCAAGCACAAAAGGAATGTTTTTCGACATGGGTTGTTTCGCTAGGTATTCAGAGACTCCATTTTTCAATGACAATCAGACAATCGATTTCACAAAGATCTTGAAAG GGCATTCAAGTAAGGTATTCTTAATTGTTGGAGCTGTTGGTGGTGTTCTTTTTTTACTTATCTTTGTTTTCTGGTTATTGCATCGACAATGGAAGAAGGCGAAAAGTGAACAAG TAGCAGATTTACAAGGGGCtataaataacaattataaGAACAAGTCGAGTTGGATCAAGTGGAAAACCCCTTGCCTCGGGAGACGGAAGTCAAGTGTTCGATACTCACCCCGTATAGGCACAGTTGTTGTAAATTACAATTACAAGGATCTGCAGGTGGCAACCAATAACTTCAATAATGAATATATTCTTGGGAAAGGAGGTTTTGGTGAAGTATTCAAG GCAATACTGGATGATAATAGTATTGTGGCAGTGAAAAGACTTCATGTACAACATGCTAGAGCGAAAGAAGAATACGAGAATGAGGTTAAGCTCATAAGTAATGTTCATCATAGAAATCTTCTACGTCTCCTTGGATGGTCCTCCCAAGGATCTGATCTACTTCTAGTCCTCGAATATATGCCAAATGGAAGCCTTGATACATTCTTATGGG GTGCAAAAAGAGGGACATTGAACTGGACCCAAAGACATGAAATAATATTTGGAATTGCTAGGGGTCTTGCTCATTTACACAATGAGTTCCATGTTAAAATCATTCACAGGGAcatcaaatcaagcaacatacTTTTAACCGATGATTTCAAACCCAAAATAGCTGATTTTGGTTTGGCAAGGTTCCAACCAAACGGCGAAAGTCATGTCAGTACCAAGTTTGCTGGGACATT GGGATATACAGCACCGGAATATGCACAATATGGTACCTTATCGGATAAAGTTGACATTTACAGCTTTGGAATTGTGACTCTTGAAATCATAGGAGGCCAAAAGAGTACTGAAGTGAAATCCGATCAACAATCTACTGATTGCCTCATGGAACAT GCATGGAAGCTATATGagaaaaaaattcatataaatttcattGATGAGACATTGGACTTGAACCATCAcgaaaaaaaacatgtgataaAGATAATTGAGATTGCTTTATTGTGCACTCAGTCAGCGTCGAAAAGACCAACCATGACAGAAGTGGTTTTGATGCTTCAAGAGGGCCAATCTTTGGGAAAAAGGAAGCTAACAAGGCCAACTTTTGTTACCAATACAGATAGGAGGATTCATATAGGCTCTTCAAAGAATTCTATTGGTATTGAAAATGCTTACAAAAAGCATACAAATTAG